In one window of Cytophagaceae bacterium ABcell3 DNA:
- the rsgA gene encoding ribosome small subunit-dependent GTPase A, whose protein sequence is MKGVIIKSTGSWYDVMDENQNIYKGRLRGKHKIKGLKVNNPLAVGDRVDFEQETSAESVSITDILPRENYILRKSVHKKGHSHMIAANIDQAILIVTLSFPRTSLGFIDRFLVSAEAFRIPAVLVFNKQDILEGELKNYQTELAQMYESIGYKCLFTSTQTSEGIATFDQFLDNKTSLLSGHSGVGKSTLVNTIAPHLSLKTSEVSTFANKGKHTTTFAEMFRLRENTYIIDTPGIKEMGLAEIGNEELSHYFPEMRDLLGACKFHNCRHINEPGCAVRKQVEEGVLPATRYDNYLSMLEDYDSYR, encoded by the coding sequence ATGAAGGGGGTAATAATCAAGTCTACAGGATCGTGGTACGATGTAATGGACGAAAACCAGAACATCTATAAAGGAAGACTGAGAGGAAAACATAAAATTAAAGGGTTGAAAGTAAATAATCCACTGGCAGTAGGCGACCGGGTTGACTTTGAACAGGAAACTTCGGCCGAGTCGGTATCCATTACTGACATCCTACCTAGAGAGAATTACATACTTCGAAAATCTGTGCATAAAAAAGGGCATTCGCACATGATCGCAGCCAATATAGACCAGGCGATACTAATTGTTACCCTTTCGTTTCCACGCACCTCTTTAGGCTTTATTGACCGTTTTCTGGTTTCAGCCGAAGCTTTTCGAATTCCAGCAGTTTTGGTTTTCAACAAACAGGATATCTTAGAGGGCGAACTTAAGAACTACCAAACTGAACTGGCCCAGATGTATGAGAGTATAGGCTATAAATGCCTTTTTACTTCTACCCAAACCAGCGAAGGGATAGCAACATTTGACCAGTTCCTGGATAATAAAACCAGTCTGCTGTCCGGACATTCAGGTGTCGGAAAGTCTACTTTGGTGAACACGATAGCCCCACATTTGAGCCTGAAAACGTCTGAGGTATCAACTTTTGCAAACAAAGGAAAACACACCACCACTTTTGCAGAAATGTTCCGTCTGCGAGAAAACACCTATATTATAGACACGCCAGGGATCAAGGAAATGGGACTTGCTGAAATTGGCAATGAAGAACTATCCCATTATTTCCCAGAAATGCGCGACTTACTAGGAGCGTGCAAGTTCCACAACTGCAGACACATTAACGAACCCGGCTGCGCTGTTCGAAAGCAAGTTGAAGAAGGCGTGCTTCCCGCCACAAGATATGACAATTACCTAAGTATGTTGGAAGATTATGATAGTTATAGGTAA
- a CDS encoding O-antigen translocase: MKFLKASFLSGISVAVKSAGSFVINKLVAVFYGPDGITLLAHFQNFLSIFLTLPTDGINRGLIKHLSDKEVNNHRYRSIFWAALLLNLLTFLVIALVVLVFRSYFTELFSAGLSEGFWLMAIFVAILFHLLNYFFLSVLLSAGKLKAYVWINVLSTVIAVGILVPALYSGATGPVLLAYAFGPPSLFWVAILLSIKVKPVLRLLRDFRPEWKSFKSLWGFVLMAGSVVVFGKTVDFFVRDFVIDRFELFQTGLWQGVAKFSDYYSVAFVTIISTVYYPKVSEIINDKAALSAYVRHVMKVLTPILAVGLLVIYFLREFILELFFDTRFKEGAFLMDYQLLGDFFKMLSYILSFIISAQARTWLFIWSQAASAALYVVLILIATELWGLEGLTIAHAIRFACYLLFTVVVYKGIVFGLK, encoded by the coding sequence ATGAAGTTCCTGAAAGCGTCTTTTTTGTCGGGTATTTCTGTGGCGGTGAAGTCGGCAGGGAGCTTTGTTATCAATAAACTGGTAGCTGTCTTTTATGGGCCTGATGGCATAACTTTGCTGGCGCACTTTCAAAACTTCTTGTCCATATTCCTGACTTTACCTACGGATGGTATAAACCGTGGACTGATAAAGCACTTGTCGGACAAGGAGGTCAATAACCACCGATATAGAAGTATCTTCTGGGCAGCGCTTTTATTGAACCTACTTACTTTTCTTGTCATCGCCTTAGTAGTGCTGGTTTTCCGCTCTTATTTTACTGAGCTTTTTTCAGCAGGCTTGTCCGAAGGTTTTTGGTTGATGGCTATTTTTGTGGCCATTTTGTTCCACTTGTTGAACTACTTCTTTTTGTCAGTGCTACTTTCGGCTGGCAAGCTCAAGGCGTATGTTTGGATAAATGTCCTAAGTACAGTTATTGCCGTGGGCATACTGGTGCCGGCACTTTATTCCGGCGCAACGGGACCGGTACTGCTGGCTTATGCTTTTGGCCCTCCCTCATTGTTTTGGGTAGCTATTTTATTATCCATTAAAGTGAAGCCTGTTTTACGGCTTTTAAGGGACTTTAGGCCAGAGTGGAAAAGTTTTAAAAGTTTATGGGGGTTTGTTTTGATGGCTGGTAGCGTGGTGGTGTTTGGCAAAACGGTGGACTTTTTTGTGAGGGATTTTGTAATAGATCGTTTTGAGCTGTTTCAAACAGGGTTGTGGCAGGGAGTGGCTAAGTTTTCAGATTATTATTCTGTGGCTTTTGTTACCATTATTTCAACGGTTTATTATCCTAAAGTTTCAGAAATTATCAATGACAAAGCCGCATTGAGCGCTTATGTAAGGCATGTTATGAAAGTGCTGACGCCTATATTGGCCGTAGGTTTGCTGGTGATCTATTTCCTGAGGGAATTTATCTTAGAGCTTTTTTTTGATACACGCTTTAAGGAAGGCGCGTTTTTAATGGATTACCAGTTGCTGGGAGATTTCTTCAAGATGCTTTCATATATCCTTTCATTCATTATAAGTGCACAAGCGCGAACATGGCTTTTTATATGGTCCCAGGCAGCATCAGCAGCTTTGTACGTGGTACTGATTCTTATTGCCACCGAGTTGTGGGGACTGGAAGGACTGACCATTGCCCATGCTATCCGTTTTGCATGCTACCTGCTCTTTACTGTGGTGGTCTATAAAGGCATTGTTTTTGGGTTGAAATAA
- a CDS encoding DUF6798 domain-containing protein: MKLLSENRLRELVFGFFMWAILVLFQGYQIGTETHSEFLSYSVHLKESTILTNDLFIQSIKAAGWNEHMVSASILSFFYPFQETIVLILHILATVGIVIGMLRLCSHFIQNTYLSYTVVLLTLLISYNANTGGDEMWRNSLQGASIAKALGIWAIVLVLSDKIVKGTALTMASTLLEPIIGLHLFLLFIPVFIYQVYVSQRVPLFEAILSVFFYVLCAGVFIWSIRFSQGEQALASIANTDYISLVYKFRHPEFYHPLHFSKQGILLMLFLIPIGLVYFHQKDQRVFVMLMTIVFGTFIYIGGLYQDSMLIISSWWFRTMIWAKLLGFIAVAGLLEKHFLKRSIKENKRLEVFVIGSACLAAGMLFSIFQEALPGDKPYHFSSSNLRANPETDIALQIREKTPKNAVFIQPLEFTALKYYGKRASYVDFQTLPKRRDYLPTWKQRLKEVYNIHLDLPEKGPQLKKPAYAGLISLDEDGLMRLKAKGVTHLLTYKEHHLHLRIVAGNDIYKVYEL; this comes from the coding sequence ATGAAATTACTATCTGAAAATAGGTTGCGGGAACTGGTCTTTGGTTTCTTCATGTGGGCAATCCTGGTTCTTTTCCAAGGATATCAGATAGGTACAGAAACCCATAGCGAGTTTTTATCCTATAGCGTCCATCTCAAAGAAAGCACTATTTTAACCAACGACCTGTTCATACAGAGCATTAAAGCCGCAGGATGGAATGAACATATGGTAAGTGCCTCTATTCTATCATTTTTTTACCCCTTTCAAGAAACCATCGTTTTAATTCTTCATATACTTGCCACTGTAGGGATAGTCATAGGCATGTTACGGTTATGCAGCCACTTCATACAAAACACCTATTTATCCTATACTGTCGTTTTGCTTACTTTATTAATAAGCTACAATGCCAATACAGGGGGCGATGAAATGTGGCGCAATAGCTTACAAGGAGCCAGCATAGCAAAAGCATTGGGTATTTGGGCAATAGTCTTGGTTCTGTCTGACAAAATAGTCAAAGGTACTGCACTGACCATGGCATCCACACTGCTGGAACCGATTATAGGGCTGCACTTATTCTTGTTATTTATCCCCGTATTTATCTATCAAGTATATGTTTCACAACGAGTACCTTTATTTGAAGCTATACTTTCCGTTTTCTTCTATGTGCTTTGCGCAGGTGTGTTTATCTGGTCGATCAGATTTTCACAAGGAGAACAAGCCTTAGCATCCATTGCCAATACTGATTATATCAGCTTAGTATATAAGTTTCGGCACCCAGAGTTTTACCATCCACTGCATTTTTCTAAACAAGGCATATTGTTGATGCTGTTCCTTATACCTATCGGCTTGGTCTATTTTCACCAAAAAGACCAACGGGTATTTGTCATGCTCATGACGATTGTGTTTGGCACATTTATTTACATAGGAGGCTTGTACCAGGACAGTATGTTAATCATTAGCTCATGGTGGTTCAGGACCATGATCTGGGCGAAGTTACTGGGATTTATCGCAGTAGCTGGTTTATTAGAAAAACATTTTCTAAAAAGGAGCATTAAAGAGAACAAAAGATTAGAGGTATTTGTCATTGGCTCCGCATGTTTAGCCGCCGGTATGTTGTTCTCCATTTTTCAAGAAGCCCTTCCAGGAGACAAACCTTACCATTTTTCTTCCAGCAACCTCCGCGCCAATCCTGAAACAGACATTGCGCTGCAAATAAGAGAGAAAACCCCAAAAAACGCTGTTTTCATCCAACCCTTAGAGTTTACAGCTTTAAAATACTACGGAAAACGTGCTTCATACGTAGATTTTCAAACATTGCCCAAGCGTAGAGACTACCTCCCTACTTGGAAGCAACGCTTAAAAGAGGTCTACAACATTCATTTAGATTTACCAGAAAAAGGGCCGCAGCTAAAAAAACCTGCCTATGCAGGCCTTATAAGCTTGGATGAAGATGGGCTCATGAGACTAAAAGCAAAAGGGGTGACCCATTTACTTACATACAAAGAACACCACCTACACTTAAGAATCGTAGCAGGAAACGATATTTATAAGGTATATGAACTATGA
- a CDS encoding GNAT family N-acetyltransferase gives MKYKVITHTAAEHPFAGEAFLFNTEKHLCSQPGAERYTFDLVNIKTELSEARFTMFLKGNNAFSPLRAPFGSLEFLSGVPFHYLEMLLKEVDKLAYQKQLKSVTVVSYPTCYAPENSQMLHYLFTACGYSLEFNELNFHICPDARSFMQRIVLNQRQELKKCREKGYTSNYGQIQDLEAVYDVISRARKHKGYPLTLSLEQFKGLPERFPDDFTFFYVKNKEKYIAVTLGVRVNSRILYNFFMAADPDYKSDSPTIMLLEELYNYAHCHGYEILDYGMASEKGAPNHGLIRFKERTGGIPSLKPVFKKNIRLSI, from the coding sequence TTGAAGTATAAAGTAATCACGCATACTGCCGCTGAACACCCTTTTGCTGGAGAGGCGTTTCTGTTTAATACAGAAAAACACCTTTGCTCTCAGCCTGGGGCAGAAAGGTACACTTTTGATTTAGTCAATATCAAAACCGAGTTGTCAGAAGCTCGTTTTACCATGTTTTTGAAAGGAAACAACGCTTTTAGCCCATTGAGAGCACCCTTTGGCTCTTTAGAGTTCCTTTCAGGTGTGCCTTTTCATTATCTTGAAATGCTTTTAAAAGAAGTGGATAAACTTGCCTATCAGAAACAGCTGAAATCTGTCACTGTTGTTTCTTATCCCACTTGCTATGCGCCTGAGAACAGTCAAATGTTGCACTATTTATTTACAGCTTGTGGGTATAGTCTGGAGTTTAATGAGCTGAATTTCCATATTTGTCCCGATGCAAGAAGCTTTATGCAAAGAATTGTTCTTAACCAGCGGCAAGAGCTGAAAAAATGCAGGGAAAAAGGGTATACCTCCAACTACGGCCAAATACAGGACTTAGAAGCTGTTTATGATGTTATTTCCAGGGCTAGGAAACACAAAGGATATCCGTTGACACTTTCTTTGGAACAGTTCAAGGGGTTGCCGGAGCGGTTTCCCGATGACTTTACTTTTTTTTATGTGAAAAATAAGGAAAAATATATTGCTGTAACTTTGGGTGTAAGAGTAAATAGCCGTATTCTGTATAACTTTTTTATGGCTGCCGACCCAGATTATAAGTCAGATAGCCCAACCATTATGCTATTGGAGGAGCTTTATAATTACGCTCATTGTCATGGTTATGAAATATTGGATTATGGCATGGCCTCTGAAAAGGGGGCGCCAAACCATGGGCTTATACGCTTTAAAGAGCGAACAGGGGGCATTCCTTCTTTAAAACCAGTATTTAAGAAAAATATAAGGTTGTCCATTTAG
- a CDS encoding FdtA/QdtA family cupin domain-containing protein, with protein MTKPRLIDIPKIGSDDTGFISVAQIGEQVPFEIQRVFWIYDATGQRGNHAHRRGEQVIVALKGEVRIALSTPDRNTSHFVLANADQGLLLPEMHWIEFHMAKDAILLCISSVLYAEDNYIRTPEHFFL; from the coding sequence ATGACAAAACCACGGCTAATTGATATTCCAAAAATAGGTAGCGATGACACAGGATTTATTTCTGTTGCCCAAATAGGTGAACAAGTGCCTTTTGAGATACAACGGGTATTTTGGATTTATGACGCCACTGGTCAAAGGGGGAACCATGCACATAGGAGGGGAGAGCAGGTGATTGTGGCTTTGAAGGGGGAGGTGCGTATCGCTCTTTCTACACCCGACCGTAATACATCGCACTTTGTACTTGCGAACGCCGACCAAGGGTTGTTGCTCCCTGAAATGCACTGGATTGAATTTCATATGGCTAAGGATGCAATATTGCTATGTATATCTTCAGTACTTTATGCAGAAGATAATTATATAAGGACTCCAGAACATTTTTTCTTATAG
- a CDS encoding tetratricopeptide repeat protein — MKLASLITLLFLSGILNHWVQAQTIINDKEICLKINAGLDKVYNLKFDEAEAIFKQVKDKYPSHPAYYFLKANTEYWRIMAENSFKERSNNYYEKLKEALHYSQKLYNTNKKDPEAIFFQLATHSALSYYHNLNEDYFKTMNEARKAYAYMKEGFGLKEQFAEFYFTTGLYNYYVVRYPESRPAVKPFMVFFTSGDIEKGLQQLLHASKEGIFTRIEALQYLTGMNLKYENKPEVALMYGQKLVDQYPDNPFFVTRYTEALVMSGHYEKAEKNSFQLRKLENKYFDMAGCIFLGMIHEKHHKNMSKAESYYLQALKVSKQVNNPTTDYKSFAYAGLGRVYHNTGNKSKAIDYYKKALNSAQYLSIKQEAEEYLKQHD, encoded by the coding sequence ATGAAACTAGCTTCTCTTATCACCTTATTGTTTCTCAGTGGCATTTTAAATCATTGGGTTCAAGCCCAAACTATTATAAATGACAAAGAAATCTGCTTAAAAATCAATGCAGGCCTGGACAAAGTGTACAACCTGAAGTTTGATGAGGCAGAGGCTATATTCAAACAAGTCAAAGATAAATATCCTTCGCACCCGGCCTACTACTTTTTAAAAGCAAACACCGAGTATTGGAGAATAATGGCAGAAAACAGCTTTAAAGAACGGTCAAACAACTACTATGAAAAACTAAAGGAAGCGCTTCACTATTCCCAAAAGCTATACAATACGAATAAAAAAGACCCGGAAGCTATCTTTTTTCAGCTTGCTACCCATAGTGCCTTGTCTTATTACCACAACCTTAATGAGGACTATTTCAAAACCATGAACGAAGCAAGAAAAGCATATGCCTATATGAAAGAAGGGTTTGGCCTAAAAGAGCAATTTGCAGAGTTCTACTTTACTACGGGTCTATATAATTACTATGTAGTGCGATACCCAGAATCAAGACCGGCCGTCAAACCTTTTATGGTTTTCTTTACTTCTGGAGATATTGAAAAAGGGCTTCAACAATTACTGCATGCCAGCAAAGAGGGGATATTTACACGTATAGAAGCCCTTCAGTACCTTACAGGTATGAATCTGAAATATGAGAACAAACCCGAAGTAGCTTTAATGTATGGCCAGAAACTAGTAGACCAATATCCTGACAACCCTTTCTTTGTTACAAGATATACAGAAGCCTTGGTCATGTCAGGACATTATGAAAAAGCAGAAAAAAACAGTTTTCAGCTACGAAAGTTAGAGAACAAATATTTCGATATGGCTGGATGCATCTTTTTAGGAATGATCCATGAGAAGCATCACAAAAATATGAGCAAAGCAGAGTCCTATTACCTTCAGGCACTCAAAGTTTCTAAACAGGTAAACAATCCAACCACCGACTATAAAAGCTTTGCTTATGCTGGCCTCGGAAGGGTTTACCATAACACAGGAAATAAGAGCAAAGCTATTGATTATTATAAAAAAGCATTAAATTCAGCCCAATACCTTTCAATTAAACAAGAAGCAGAAGAATACCTGAAACAGCATGACTGA
- a CDS encoding YigZ family protein encodes MTDEDRFLTIEGVSEGLYKEKGSKFISFAFPAHSEEDAKEIINEKRKEFYDARHVCFAWIFGKNGERIRANDDGEPNHSAGDPILNQIRSHNLTNVLVIVVRYFGGTKLGVSGLITAYKTAAAEALNKATIVEKYEMDTIQFSYSYENTSEVMRTVNELAGEITDQEFDAECRMKLAVAKSKKKEAVAKLEMVDSVTFVS; translated from the coding sequence ATGACTGACGAAGATAGATTTCTGACCATAGAAGGAGTTTCCGAGGGCTTATATAAAGAAAAAGGCAGCAAGTTCATATCCTTTGCCTTTCCGGCACATAGCGAGGAAGATGCCAAAGAGATAATAAACGAAAAGCGTAAAGAGTTTTATGATGCGCGGCATGTGTGTTTTGCGTGGATTTTTGGAAAAAACGGAGAACGTATACGTGCCAACGACGATGGCGAACCCAACCACTCAGCAGGCGACCCTATTCTAAACCAGATCCGCTCCCATAACCTTACCAATGTACTTGTAATTGTTGTCCGGTACTTTGGAGGCACTAAGCTAGGTGTCAGTGGATTGATCACAGCCTATAAAACGGCAGCCGCCGAAGCGCTGAACAAAGCAACTATAGTGGAGAAATACGAAATGGATACCATACAATTTTCCTACAGTTATGAAAACACAAGCGAAGTAATGCGTACCGTAAACGAGCTGGCAGGGGAAATAACAGATCAAGAGTTTGATGCTGAGTGTAGAATGAAGTTAGCAGTGGCAAAGTCTAAAAAAAAAGAGGCTGTGGCCAAACTGGAAATGGTAGATTCCGTGACTTTCGTTTCTTAA
- a CDS encoding carbon-nitrogen hydrolase, whose protein sequence is MKEKKVNIGLVQLSCVKDPEVNFAKTVEKVREAAAKGANIICLQELFRSLYFCDVEDYENFKLAEQIPGPSTDRLSALAKELNVVIIASLFEKRAEGLYHNTTAVLDADGSYLGKYRKMHIPDDPGYYEKFYFTPGDTGYRIFETKFAKIGVLICWDQWYPEASRITALMGAEILFYPTAIGWADAQDKDVNEEQYNAWQTIQRSHAVANGLHVVSVNRTGKEGDMNFWGGSFVANPFGRLLYKAPHDKEEVHVQEIDLSKTDNYRTHWPFLRDRRIDSYDVICKRFID, encoded by the coding sequence TTGAAAGAAAAAAAAGTAAATATCGGACTGGTACAGTTGTCTTGCGTAAAAGACCCTGAGGTCAACTTCGCCAAAACTGTCGAAAAAGTCAGAGAGGCGGCTGCCAAAGGCGCCAACATTATTTGTTTACAGGAACTTTTCCGCTCCCTGTACTTCTGCGATGTGGAAGACTATGAAAACTTTAAGCTCGCAGAGCAAATTCCCGGCCCTTCTACAGACCGGCTTTCTGCATTGGCCAAAGAACTAAATGTCGTAATTATCGCCTCTCTTTTCGAGAAAAGAGCTGAAGGCTTATACCATAATACAACAGCAGTACTGGATGCTGACGGTTCCTATCTGGGCAAATACAGGAAAATGCACATTCCTGACGATCCTGGGTATTACGAAAAATTCTACTTTACCCCAGGAGATACCGGTTATAGGATATTTGAAACTAAATTTGCAAAAATAGGTGTACTCATCTGTTGGGACCAGTGGTATCCTGAAGCATCTAGAATCACCGCATTGATGGGTGCAGAAATCTTATTTTACCCTACCGCCATTGGTTGGGCAGACGCTCAAGACAAAGACGTCAATGAGGAACAGTACAATGCCTGGCAGACGATTCAGCGGAGCCATGCAGTAGCCAACGGGCTTCATGTAGTCTCTGTAAACCGCACAGGAAAAGAAGGGGACATGAATTTCTGGGGCGGCTCGTTTGTGGCCAATCCCTTTGGGAGGTTACTCTACAAAGCTCCTCATGACAAAGAGGAAGTACATGTACAGGAAATTGACCTCAGCAAAACGGACAACTACAGGACACACTGGCCTTTTCTTCGCGACAGAAGAATTGATTCTTATGATGTAATTTGTAAACGTTTTATTGACTAA
- a CDS encoding agmatine deiminase family protein: MKNLPKELGYYFPAEWAPHTATWLSWPHKEDSWPGKIASIYPVYSKFIKALTAGEMVHINVGDDLMKAKAIKHLQDEGVDLEKVKFFMFPTNDAWCRDHGPAFLVKPGAEVPKVIVDWGYNAWGEKYPPYDLDDVIPTKIAIHYNIPVFHPGIVMEGGSVDFNGKGTVLTTKACLLNPNRNPTLNQYQIEGFLRNYYGVEHILWLGEGIEGDDTDGHVDDITRFVNEDTVVTVVEENKASNNYAPLQENLKELHKMRLQDGKQMNIIELPMPSKPVIYEDQVLPASYANFYIGNAAVVVPVFNDKNDEKALEILAQCFPSRKVVGLDSTDLIWGLGSFHCLSQQEPQAL, from the coding sequence TTGAAAAACTTACCTAAAGAACTGGGCTATTATTTTCCAGCAGAATGGGCACCACACACTGCCACTTGGCTGAGCTGGCCTCATAAAGAAGATTCTTGGCCTGGGAAAATAGCATCCATATATCCTGTCTACAGTAAATTTATCAAAGCATTGACCGCAGGTGAAATGGTGCACATCAATGTAGGCGACGATTTGATGAAAGCTAAAGCCATTAAGCACTTGCAAGATGAAGGTGTAGACCTGGAAAAGGTAAAGTTTTTTATGTTTCCTACCAATGACGCTTGGTGTCGGGACCATGGCCCTGCTTTTCTTGTAAAACCAGGTGCCGAAGTTCCCAAGGTTATTGTTGACTGGGGGTACAATGCTTGGGGCGAAAAGTACCCACCTTATGATCTGGATGATGTGATTCCTACAAAAATTGCCATCCACTATAATATACCAGTATTTCATCCAGGTATTGTCATGGAAGGTGGCTCTGTGGACTTTAATGGCAAAGGTACGGTCTTGACAACCAAAGCGTGCTTATTAAACCCTAACAGAAATCCTACTCTAAACCAATATCAAATTGAAGGTTTCCTTCGAAACTACTATGGTGTAGAGCACATACTCTGGTTAGGAGAAGGTATAGAAGGAGATGACACCGACGGACATGTGGATGACATAACCCGGTTTGTAAACGAAGACACTGTGGTAACGGTCGTGGAAGAAAATAAAGCATCAAACAATTATGCCCCTCTCCAGGAAAACCTTAAAGAGCTGCATAAAATGCGCCTTCAAGACGGTAAACAGATGAATATTATTGAGCTACCAATGCCTTCGAAACCTGTCATTTATGAAGATCAGGTCCTGCCTGCTTCTTATGCCAATTTTTATATTGGGAACGCAGCCGTAGTAGTGCCTGTTTTCAACGACAAAAATGACGAAAAGGCATTAGAAATACTTGCTCAATGCTTCCCTTCCAGAAAAGTAGTGGGCTTGGATTCTACAGACCTAATCTGGGGACTTGGTAGCTTTCACTGCCTGAGCCAGCAAGAACCTCAAGCCTTATAG
- a CDS encoding AI-2E family transporter, with amino-acid sequence MAGKDTFARKVLVATSIIVLVVSATLILIYARTFFLLLFGGMLLGVFLRAIASWLSRKIKFLPTGLSLAFVILFLIGLITLSIILIAPTVGEQFQAIRDAVPESIAQVERWLRGFEFGQQVLEQLRGAFDELAVEQEQIAEAAGILSSTLGVLADILIIFVIGIFFAADPYLYRDGIVSLFPPSQRQRLNEVIHTSYRFLSLWLLGKFFTMAVVGILSGIGLAIMGVPMAIGLAFIAFLLDFIPNIGPIISAIPAMLIAFLVSPAHALYVALLFFVVQSIESYIFVPLIYKKTVSISPVMTLMSIVFFGIITGLLGIILATPIVVVFKVLIDELYIKDYLQGGGKKNLMVTEV; translated from the coding sequence ATGGCAGGAAAAGACACTTTTGCGCGTAAGGTTTTGGTGGCAACTTCTATTATTGTTTTGGTTGTTTCCGCTACATTGATACTTATCTATGCTAGGACATTTTTTTTGTTACTTTTTGGAGGGATGCTTTTAGGTGTCTTTTTAAGGGCAATTGCTTCTTGGCTTAGCCGTAAAATTAAGTTTCTGCCCACAGGGTTGAGCTTGGCTTTTGTTATTCTCTTTTTAATAGGTTTAATTACTCTGTCCATTATTCTTATAGCCCCAACAGTAGGCGAACAATTTCAGGCTATCCGTGATGCGGTTCCTGAATCTATTGCTCAAGTTGAAAGGTGGCTTAGAGGCTTTGAATTTGGCCAGCAGGTACTAGAGCAGTTACGTGGCGCATTTGATGAATTGGCCGTAGAGCAAGAGCAGATTGCAGAAGCTGCTGGTATATTGTCATCTACGTTGGGGGTGTTAGCAGATATACTTATTATTTTTGTGATAGGTATTTTCTTTGCAGCAGACCCGTATTTATATAGAGATGGTATCGTTTCTCTTTTTCCCCCATCGCAGCGGCAAAGGTTAAATGAGGTAATTCATACAAGCTATAGATTTTTAAGCTTATGGTTATTGGGTAAGTTTTTTACCATGGCAGTGGTAGGTATTTTATCAGGCATCGGATTGGCTATTATGGGTGTTCCTATGGCTATAGGGCTGGCGTTTATTGCTTTCCTGTTAGATTTTATCCCTAATATTGGGCCTATTATCTCGGCCATTCCGGCAATGCTCATCGCTTTTTTGGTAAGTCCCGCACATGCACTGTATGTGGCGCTCTTATTTTTTGTAGTTCAATCTATAGAGAGCTATATTTTTGTTCCTTTGATTTATAAAAAAACTGTTTCGATCTCTCCGGTAATGACGCTTATGTCTATTGTTTTTTTTGGGATAATCACTGGTTTATTAGGTATCATTTTGGCCACTCCTATAGTGGTAGTGTTCAAAGTCTTAATCGATGAGCTATATATCAAGGATTACCTTCAGGGAGGGGGTAAAAAGAATTTGATGGTTACGGAGGTTTAG
- a CDS encoding deoxyribonuclease IV, whose amino-acid sequence MMIGAHCSISGGLEKACEEAEKLNMDCIQIFTKNQRQWRERAVTNEEADRFRKSMQKAGIKKAFSHTTYLINLAAQDEEIRKKSIISLAAELIRCDALGLSYTVLHPGSNKYVSEEEAIQKIAEGLKVVIQHTAGLKSMVLLENTAGQGAFIGRSFAQIKKIMNLANEERLGMCFDTCHAFAAGYDIRTFQGCEATFNEIEQTVGLRNLKAFHLNDSKGALGSNLDRHENIGQGQIGTEAFKYIMQHFPDHPKVIETPKKEEMDAVNLSLLRKMA is encoded by the coding sequence ATGATGATCGGAGCACATTGCAGTATAAGTGGAGGCCTTGAAAAAGCTTGTGAAGAAGCCGAAAAGCTAAACATGGACTGTATCCAAATATTCACTAAAAACCAAAGGCAGTGGAGGGAAAGGGCGGTTACAAATGAAGAGGCTGATCGTTTTAGGAAAAGTATGCAAAAAGCTGGCATAAAAAAAGCTTTTTCGCACACCACTTACCTTATAAATCTAGCTGCGCAAGATGAAGAAATTCGCAAGAAATCCATTATTTCTCTAGCAGCAGAGCTGATCAGATGCGATGCTTTAGGTCTCAGTTATACCGTACTCCATCCTGGATCAAATAAATACGTTTCCGAAGAAGAGGCTATCCAAAAAATAGCTGAAGGTTTAAAAGTTGTCATTCAACATACCGCTGGCCTGAAGTCGATGGTATTGTTAGAAAACACAGCCGGTCAAGGGGCTTTTATAGGCAGAAGTTTTGCCCAAATAAAAAAGATAATGAACCTTGCCAACGAAGAACGATTAGGCATGTGCTTTGATACCTGCCATGCTTTTGCAGCGGGGTACGATATTAGGACATTTCAAGGATGCGAAGCTACTTTTAACGAAATAGAACAAACAGTAGGGTTGCGCAATCTAAAAGCTTTTCACCTCAACGACTCGAAAGGTGCATTGGGCAGCAACTTGGACAGGCATGAAAACATAGGCCAAGGGCAGATAGGCACAGAAGCCTTTAAGTATATCATGCAACACTTCCCCGACCACCCAAAAGTAATTGAAACCCCTAAAAAAGAGGAAATGGATGCAGTAAACCTGTCTCTATTACGCAAAATGGCTTAG